The Fibrobacter sp. UWB5 genomic sequence CTCGCAAGCCCGACCATTCCAAGCTGGACAAAGAAGTCGAGCAGTTCGAGAAGTGGATTGCCGATGAGCACGCAATAGACCGACGTTTGCTGCTAGAGGCATCTGGCAAATAGCTTCTTATTAAGCCCAAATACGACGAAGGCCGCATCTTCGTGTATCAAGTTATCTAGGGCCGAAAGCCCTTTTCTATGGCGAGGAAATTCTCCCTACCCACCCAACCCAACGCTTATCGTGGGCACGGGATTTCGCTTGCCTACCCGCCCCTTTGCGGGGAATATGGCGTGGGGAGGGGTTGCAGTCAGAATGTCTTCTCGGGCTTGCCAATAGCCACTTGCAGCTTTGCTGCTTAGTGGATATGGTCCTCGGAACGGGGAAGCCGGGATCTCCTTTGATGAGGGCGAATGAAGCGCTTGTTAATTCGGAAAATTCGAAATTACAAAAAAAAATCAGGGGATTTGACAAAAAAGTGGTCGTTCGGATAAACCGAACAACCTGTTGCTTTGCTAGTGCTGCTTGCTGTACATTGCTTGATTATCGGTGATTTCTGGAGTGGGGCGCTTTATGTGGCGTTCTTTATATCCCTTTTCGCTATGGTGCATAATTATTTCCGATTTAGGGAGTACTATATTGCGCAGATATATGCTTCGTTAACTGCAGTCTGATTTGCAAGAGTGCTTCCGCGTTAGGGATCGAAGCCCGAAGGGCCGGGAGGGCCGCTGGTGTCCCGCGCTCGGCACTCTAGGCGGAAAAATTGCGGCGTGAGGCCGCAATTTTATGCCGCGAGAGCCCGCCCCTGCGTAGCAGGGAACGCCCGTGAGTGGGTGACTTGTTAATTCCACTCCTTCTTTTTTAGGGTTTTCAAATAGTTCTGCTTCAAATCTTTCCTGTTGCCGAAGAATGCCATTTCTGACTTTGAGAAAAGGTTGCTTTCAAGTTTCAGGTTTATAAGTTCCATCGTGCAAATAAAGTCTGCGACTTGGAATAATCTGTAATCGGATGGCATCACTTTTCGAAAAATCGGATTGGGCAACAGAGCGTTAAATACGGACGATAAAAGCTTGCTTACTTCAACTTGTCCGTTGTCGTAGTAAATTTTGACATCGTCAAAAGTGAGAAATTCATCATAATGACTTCTTAAAAATGAAGAAATTTGCTTTGAAAGTTTGCCTGTTGCTTCTACAGAATCTTTGATGTGCTTTTTTTCGATAGAGAAGCATTTATATTGAATCCCTGCAGAACGAATAAACGCCATCATTTTGTTGAAAATACGTCTCCGTTCAACGATACTCAAGTCTTTGTAAATTTCTTCCTTGCGGATAATTGGGCCGGTATGGATGCAAAGATTATCTAGTCCGAGATATGACAATTCCGTGTCAAGACGGTGGACGTTTTCCTGAATGTCGATATCCTGCTTATGGAACACCATTGTTATTATGTAGTACGGAGAATGTGGGCTGTATTCGCCAAAGTCCCCCGATTCATCGATGAAAACGCTTAGTTCCTTCAAGATTCTCTCCACAAAAAAAGCGAGGAACTTCCTCGCCAGAGATGGACCTGGGTCTTTCGACCAGCCCAATAAGAATATACTTAATTATAAGCCAAATGTCAATAGGTTGAACGAATAAAGATGATCATTTTACGTCCGCGTTAGGCCTCCAGCCACTTGGCAGATCGAGAGGGGTTTCTAGTACGTCAGCCCGTAGCCGTACGGGTATAATCCCTTTTTGCCGTCACCGACGTTGATCGGAATTTGCTTGGCGTCTTTGGGCCAGGTGTGGGGGAGCTTGCCGGTGGGCTTTACCTTGCCGTAGAGAACGTCTGCGACACCTGCGCCTTCGCTGCCGGGGAGCCATGCCACGACAAAGGCGTCGGCGGTCTTGATGAACGAGGTGATGGGGAGCGGGCGGCCGGTGATGAGCACGACGGCGACTTTGTGGCCGGCTTTTTGCCAGGCCTTGATCTGCGTAATATATTCGTCGGTGCTGTTGAAAGACATGTCGGTGCGGTCTTCTTTGAAGATGATTTTGTTGT encodes the following:
- a CDS encoding DUF3800 domain-containing protein, with amino-acid sequence MKELSVFIDESGDFGEYSPHSPYYIITMVFHKQDIDIQENVHRLDTELSYLGLDNLCIHTGPIIRKEEIYKDLSIVERRRIFNKMMAFIRSAGIQYKCFSIEKKHIKDSVEATGKLSKQISSFLRSHYDEFLTFDDVKIYYDNGQVEVSKLLSSVFNALLPNPIFRKVMPSDYRLFQVADFICTMELINLKLESNLFSKSEMAFFGNRKDLKQNYLKTLKKKEWN